The following proteins come from a genomic window of Nodosilinea sp. FACHB-141:
- a CDS encoding PAS domain S-box protein: MPIHRTLLVIADSEEGDQGYRQQLQQDRSVEYSILSEQYQPSAGMLSASQPVDGILLGLHRPQSSSVTVLRLLQEQMGDRCPPIVVVDRDDAELAVRAFKQGAADYLVQDRMTPEDLRLAMRDAIENAELRQELQRSQEQFQTSVENMLDCFGIFSAQRNESGQIVDFRIDYLNQAACENNRMTKEMQLGRGLCEVLPAHRESGLFEEYCQVVETAEPLIKDSLVYEDSYGDDNEQQLVRAFDIRAAKLKDGFVASWRDVTEHRQLELQLSQTVANLQRQETAVQQLNQDLTNRVAELQSLLDLMPVGIAIATDPTCAQMHNNAYLRQLLGVSPDSNISKSAPADQQPSYRVLQNGQEIPAAELPMQVAARLGVEVRDAEFDILLPNGKVHQLLSYATPLRDEQNQIRGVVGAFLDITDRSRDAAELKASQQRYRELAEALPQMIWTADAAGIVTYRNQRWYEYTGLSEAESIGIPTASTVHPNDRDRALAQWQEAIANGEPFETECRFRHWDGAYQWFICRAMPTRDGQNRITSWIGTITNIDDIKRSKALLQRQLAEIEAIYQSAPIGLNVLDTDLRFVRINQQLADINGLLAKAHIGHTVRELFPELGDTIEQLLHPILETGEPLLNVKIQGEMPAQPGVQRTWLEHFLPLKVSGEVVGISTVCEEITERVEAEAVLRQSEERFRHMADNAPVMIWVTDSTGYCTYLNRGWYDFTGQTEQTGLGLGWLDAVHPDDSESAKTIFLEATERHAAFRLEYRLRRNDGEYCWAIDAASPWFGEDGEFKGYIGSVIDISDRVRVEEERKQAEDALRLSEERYRALFENMNQGFCMAEVLFDADNQPIDYRLLEINSVFEKHSGLKDAQGKTARDLHPELEQYWIDLYGRVALTGEPVRYENYSEALGRWFGVSAFRIEQPESRKVAILFEDVSQRKQTEAALQASEERYRSLIEATAQIIWNELGDRGEFKTPQPAWSAFTGQTFDKLKGWGWLDAVHPDDRAATTQAWLIALENRAPYEFEHRLRRHDGVYRHMTVRAVPVFEENGAIREWVGVHSDMTERKQAEAALRRSEDRLRMAIESAQLGTWDWNLITNKLTWDAGCKAMFGLPTEAESSVEVFFAGLHPDDRERLEQVVQGAFNPSSGGSYDTEYRTIGIQDGIERWIAAKGQTYFEVDGKPLRFIGTVMDITARKQAEEARRESENRFRTLTSHAPVGIFMTNPDGNCLYVNERWCEMAGMSPKAAQGTGWVSALHPDDRERVADVWYQASRDGQVFAAEYRFQTPQGKVTWIQGTATALQREAGEVSGYLGTLTDITDRKQAEAAREQLFHQEQAAREAAERANRIKDEFLAVLSHELRSPLNPILGWAKLLQIRKLDDAKTAEALATIERNAKLQTELIDDLLDIAKILRGKLSLNVDSVNLSFVVKSAIETVSSNAAAKSISLHSTLPNIGQVLGDGARLQQIVWNLLSNAVKFTPKGGQVDIYMERVGHQAEITVKDTGKGINPEFLPHIFETFRQEDASITRQYGGLGLGLAIVRQLVEAHNGTITANSPGDGLGATFTVRLPLLNVTPAIQPADGGPQQELNLTGIRVLAVDDEPDARELLTVLLTEYGAEVLAVASASEVLANLESFQPDVLVSDIAMPDVDGYALIQQVRALPAAKGGQIPAICLTAYAREEDCQRSIKSGFANHVAKPLEPECLVRTLMSVTGTKLNHAVTQNHSIES; this comes from the coding sequence ATGCCCATTCACCGAACACTTCTTGTCATTGCTGACTCAGAGGAAGGGGACCAAGGCTACAGGCAGCAATTACAGCAGGATAGGAGTGTTGAGTACAGCATCTTGTCGGAGCAGTATCAGCCCTCCGCGGGGATGCTGTCGGCATCGCAGCCGGTTGATGGCATTTTGCTAGGTCTTCACCGTCCCCAATCCAGTAGCGTCACGGTGCTGCGGCTCTTGCAGGAGCAAATGGGCGATCGCTGCCCCCCCATCGTCGTAGTTGACCGCGATGATGCAGAGCTAGCCGTGCGGGCATTCAAACAGGGGGCCGCAGACTACTTGGTGCAAGACCGCATGACGCCCGAGGATTTGCGTCTGGCCATGCGAGACGCGATCGAAAACGCTGAGCTACGCCAGGAACTACAGCGCAGCCAGGAGCAGTTTCAAACATCGGTTGAGAATATGCTGGACTGCTTTGGCATCTTCTCGGCCCAGCGAAACGAGTCGGGGCAGATCGTAGACTTTCGCATCGACTATCTCAACCAGGCCGCCTGTGAAAACAACCGGATGACCAAAGAAATGCAGCTTGGTCGAGGGTTATGCGAGGTGCTGCCCGCCCATCGTGAATCGGGGTTGTTTGAGGAGTATTGCCAGGTCGTCGAGACGGCTGAACCGTTGATTAAAGACTCCCTCGTTTACGAGGATAGTTATGGCGATGACAACGAACAGCAGCTGGTTCGAGCGTTTGATATTCGCGCCGCCAAATTGAAGGATGGCTTTGTTGCCTCCTGGCGAGATGTGACGGAGCACAGGCAGCTGGAGTTGCAGTTGAGCCAGACTGTGGCCAATCTGCAACGACAAGAGACAGCGGTTCAACAGCTCAACCAAGATCTGACCAACCGGGTTGCTGAACTACAAAGCCTGTTAGACCTCATGCCGGTGGGGATTGCGATCGCCACCGACCCCACCTGTGCCCAGATGCACAACAACGCCTACCTGCGGCAGCTGCTCGGCGTTAGCCCTGACAGCAATATCTCCAAGAGCGCACCCGCCGATCAACAACCTTCCTATCGGGTGCTTCAAAACGGCCAGGAAATTCCTGCTGCTGAGTTACCGATGCAGGTGGCGGCCCGACTGGGGGTAGAGGTGCGAGACGCCGAGTTTGACATTCTGCTGCCCAATGGCAAGGTACACCAGTTACTTTCCTATGCCACGCCCCTGCGGGACGAGCAGAACCAAATCAGAGGGGTTGTCGGAGCCTTTTTAGACATCACAGATCGCAGCCGGGATGCCGCTGAACTCAAAGCCAGCCAGCAGCGCTACCGGGAGTTAGCGGAAGCCCTGCCGCAAATGATTTGGACTGCCGATGCTGCTGGAATTGTCACCTATCGGAATCAGCGCTGGTATGAATACACAGGGTTGAGTGAAGCCGAGTCGATCGGCATCCCGACAGCCAGTACAGTCCACCCCAACGATCGCGATCGCGCCCTAGCGCAGTGGCAGGAGGCAATCGCCAATGGAGAGCCATTTGAGACTGAATGTCGCTTTCGCCATTGGGACGGGGCGTATCAGTGGTTTATCTGCAGGGCCATGCCGACCCGTGACGGTCAAAACCGAATCACCAGCTGGATTGGCACCATTACAAACATTGATGACATCAAGCGCAGCAAGGCCTTGTTGCAGCGACAGCTGGCAGAAATCGAAGCGATTTATCAATCTGCCCCCATTGGCCTGAACGTTCTGGATACAGACCTCCGCTTTGTGCGGATCAACCAACAGCTGGCAGACATCAACGGACTCCTCGCTAAAGCCCACATCGGTCATACCGTGCGGGAACTATTCCCCGAACTGGGGGACACGATCGAGCAACTGCTACACCCGATTCTGGAAACGGGAGAACCGCTGCTCAATGTCAAAATTCAGGGTGAAATGCCAGCGCAACCCGGCGTACAGCGCACCTGGCTAGAACATTTTCTACCCTTAAAGGTGAGCGGCGAGGTGGTTGGCATCAGCACCGTTTGCGAAGAGATTACGGAACGAGTTGAGGCAGAAGCAGTGCTGCGTCAAAGCGAAGAACGCTTTCGTCATATGGCAGACAATGCGCCAGTGATGATTTGGGTGACAGACTCCACGGGCTACTGTACCTATCTCAACCGGGGCTGGTATGACTTCACCGGACAAACGGAGCAAACCGGTTTGGGGCTAGGTTGGCTCGATGCCGTGCATCCCGACGACAGCGAATCTGCCAAAACCATCTTCTTAGAGGCAACCGAACGTCACGCCGCCTTCCGGTTGGAGTATCGCTTGCGGCGCAACGATGGGGAATATTGCTGGGCGATCGACGCAGCCAGTCCCTGGTTTGGCGAGGACGGCGAGTTTAAGGGCTATATCGGCTCTGTGATCGACATTAGCGATCGCGTGCGCGTCGAAGAAGAGCGCAAACAGGCCGAGGACGCACTGCGGCTCTCGGAGGAGCGCTACCGCGCCCTGTTTGAGAACATGAATCAAGGCTTCTGCATGGCTGAAGTGCTGTTTGACGCAGACAATCAGCCCATCGATTACCGCTTGTTAGAAATCAACTCAGTCTTTGAAAAGCACTCGGGTTTGAAAGACGCCCAGGGCAAAACAGCTCGCGACCTGCACCCAGAACTGGAACAGTACTGGATCGACCTCTATGGCAGGGTTGCCCTGACGGGAGAACCGGTTCGTTATGAAAACTATTCGGAAGCCTTAGGTCGGTGGTTTGGTGTGTCTGCCTTCCGCATTGAGCAACCCGAAAGCCGCAAAGTTGCCATTTTGTTTGAGGATGTCAGTCAGCGGAAACAAACAGAAGCCGCCTTGCAAGCCAGTGAGGAGCGTTATCGATCGCTGATTGAAGCCACCGCTCAAATCATTTGGAATGAGCTAGGCGATCGAGGCGAGTTTAAGACCCCGCAACCTGCCTGGAGCGCCTTTACCGGACAAACTTTCGACAAACTGAAAGGCTGGGGCTGGCTCGATGCAGTGCATCCCGACGATCGCGCAGCCACCACTCAAGCCTGGTTAATCGCCCTAGAGAACCGTGCCCCGTATGAATTTGAGCATCGCTTGCGGCGGCACGATGGCGTGTATCGTCACATGACTGTGCGAGCTGTGCCCGTGTTTGAGGAGAATGGCGCGATTCGAGAATGGGTCGGTGTTCATAGCGATATGACCGAGCGCAAGCAGGCCGAAGCCGCTCTGCGCCGGAGTGAAGACCGCCTTCGCATGGCGATCGAGTCTGCCCAGCTAGGCACCTGGGACTGGAATTTGATTACCAATAAACTCACCTGGGATGCGGGTTGTAAAGCGATGTTTGGGTTGCCAACCGAGGCAGAGAGCAGCGTAGAGGTCTTTTTTGCGGGACTGCATCCCGATGATCGTGAACGCTTAGAACAGGTCGTGCAGGGGGCCTTCAACCCGTCCAGCGGCGGCAGCTATGACACAGAATATCGAACGATCGGCATTCAGGATGGAATTGAGCGCTGGATTGCCGCCAAAGGGCAAACCTATTTTGAGGTGGACGGAAAGCCGCTGCGGTTCATTGGCACGGTGATGGATATCACCGCTCGCAAACAGGCGGAGGAAGCGCGACGCGAGAGCGAAAACCGGTTCCGCACCCTCACCAGTCACGCCCCTGTCGGCATTTTTATGACCAATCCAGACGGCAACTGCCTCTATGTCAACGAACGCTGGTGTGAGATGGCAGGCATGTCACCCAAGGCAGCTCAAGGCACAGGATGGGTGTCTGCGCTTCACCCTGACGACCGAGAGCGGGTTGCTGATGTTTGGTATCAAGCCAGTCGAGATGGACAAGTTTTCGCGGCTGAATACCGCTTTCAAACGCCGCAAGGCAAAGTAACTTGGATTCAAGGAACTGCAACCGCCCTACAGCGCGAAGCAGGTGAGGTTTCGGGCTACCTGGGTACGTTGACCGATATTACAGATCGCAAGCAAGCCGAAGCCGCCCGCGAACAGCTCTTTCACCAAGAGCAGGCCGCACGGGAAGCGGCTGAACGCGCCAATCGCATCAAAGATGAGTTTCTAGCCGTGCTTTCCCACGAGCTGCGATCGCCGCTGAATCCCATCCTGGGTTGGGCAAAGCTATTGCAAATACGGAAGCTTGACGACGCTAAAACGGCTGAAGCGCTGGCTACAATCGAACGCAATGCGAAATTGCAGACAGAGTTGATTGACGATCTGCTGGATATTGCCAAAATCCTGCGTGGCAAACTCAGCTTAAACGTCGATTCTGTCAATTTATCTTTTGTAGTTAAGTCGGCGATCGAAACAGTTAGCTCAAACGCTGCCGCTAAATCAATTTCGCTGCATTCAACGTTGCCCAACATTGGGCAAGTGTTGGGTGATGGTGCTCGCTTGCAGCAAATTGTCTGGAACCTGTTGTCCAACGCTGTCAAATTTACTCCCAAGGGCGGCCAGGTTGACATTTACATGGAAAGGGTTGGCCATCAAGCAGAAATCACTGTAAAAGACACCGGTAAAGGGATCAACCCAGAGTTTCTTCCCCATATCTTTGAGACCTTCCGGCAAGAGGACGCCTCGATCACGCGCCAATACGGCGGGTTAGGTCTAGGTTTAGCTATTGTTCGTCAATTGGTTGAGGCTCACAATGGCACAATCACAGCTAACAGCCCCGGTGACGGGTTGGGAGCTACCTTTACCGTTAGATTGCCTCTCCTGAACGTCACCCCGGCAATTCAACCGGCAGATGGAGGGCCACAACAGGAACTCAATCTCACAGGGATTCGAGTGCTGGCTGTTGATGATGAACCTGATGCCCGTGAGCTATTAACGGTGTTACTGACTGAATATGGAGCAGAAGTTCTAGCGGTTGCCTCCGCATCGGAGGTGCTAGCCAATTTGGAGTCGTTTCAACCCGATGTGTTAGTCAGTGATATCGCGATGCCTGACGTGGATGGCTATGCGCTGATCCAGCAGGTGCGAGCTTTACCGGCTGCAAAAGGGGGACAGATTCCAGCGATCTGCCTCACCGCCTACGCCAGAGAGGAAGATTGCCAGCGCTCCATCAAGAGTGGTTTTGCCAACCATGTCGCCAAACCGCTGGAGCCAGAATGCTTGGTTCGAACTCTGATGAGCGTCACAGGCACTAAGCTAAACCATGCTGTCACCCAAAATCATTCAATAGAGTCCTAA
- a CDS encoding class I SAM-dependent methyltransferase → MIRLIFAELPAEARILCVGVGTGTELIALAQAFPQCQFTAVEPAPAMLDICRQKAEENGIASRCTFHEGFLDSLPASDPFDAATCLLVSQFFKAADERSHFFSQIAQRLCPGGILVSSDLVLGLSPSVHQSLFEVWLRMLGGSGWGEEDIEKVRAAWRLHITALTPSEIEAIIAAGGFDTPVLFFQTLFIHAWFSKRKLPG, encoded by the coding sequence TTGATACGCCTGATTTTCGCTGAGCTTCCGGCTGAGGCGCGGATTTTGTGTGTCGGCGTCGGAACTGGAACGGAGCTGATTGCTTTGGCACAAGCCTTTCCGCAGTGTCAATTCACGGCGGTCGAGCCTGCGCCTGCGATGCTAGACATCTGCCGTCAAAAGGCTGAAGAAAATGGCATCGCCTCGCGCTGCACGTTCCACGAAGGCTTTCTTGACTCGCTGCCCGCTTCTGACCCGTTCGATGCGGCGACTTGCCTGTTGGTGTCTCAATTCTTTAAAGCAGCGGACGAGCGGAGCCACTTTTTTAGTCAAATAGCCCAACGCCTTTGCCCAGGCGGAATTTTGGTCAGTTCTGATCTAGTTCTAGGCCTGTCGCCTTCGGTTCATCAAAGCTTGTTTGAAGTTTGGCTGCGAATGCTCGGAGGCTCCGGTTGGGGTGAAGAAGACATTGAGAAGGTGCGCGCTGCCTGGCGTCTGCATATCACGGCTTTAACTCCGTCTGAAATTGAAGCAATCATTGCAGCGGGCGGCTTTGATACTCCGGTACTGTTTTTTCAAACCCTTTTTATTCACGCCTGGTTTTCAAAGCGAAAATTGCCGGGCTAA